The segment TGTTCCCCGTTTCTGATAACGCACATGATGTTGTCGGTGCATTAGAAAAAGAATTAAAAAGACTTCAAGTAGATGTTCGATTCCATACAGCTGTGAATAAGCTATTAATGGATGATGAACAAATTTACGGTGTCCGTTTAGCTAGTGGCGAAGAAATTCGTGCAAAAGCAGTCGTTGTTGCAGTCGGTGGTAAAGCCGTTCCACAAACAGGCTCTACGGGAGACGGATATCCTTGGGCAGAGCGCGCAGGTCATACGGTGACAACATTATTCCCTACAGAAGTACCTGTCACATCAAAAGAACCATTTATCCAATCACGAGAACTACAAGGGTTGGCACTGCGTGATGTAGCAGTTTCTGTATTAAATAAAAAGGGCAAAACACTCGTTACCCATCAAATGGACATGCTCTTTACCCATTTCGGCTTAAGCGGTCCAGCCATTTTAAGATGCAGTCAATTTATCGTGAAAGAACAATTAAAAACAGGGAGTGCACCTGTTCAAGTTCGAATTCAGTCATTAACAGCATACAATGAAGAAACATGCTTCCAAATGCTCAATAAAACGATTAAAGAAGACCCGAAAAAAGCGGTAAAAAACTTATGGAAAGCACTCGTTCCTGAACGCTGGCTACTCTTTTTAATGGAGCGAGCAAGTATTGACCCAAGCATGACGGGTATTGAATTATCACAAGAAAAGATTCGAAATCTTGCGCGCGAACTAATTAGCTTTACAATGGATGCGCATGGTACACAACCAATCGAAAAAGCGTTCGTTACGGGGGGCGGTGTTTCCGTAAAAGAAATCGAGCCGAAAACGATGGCTTCTAAGAAAAAGCTTGGACTTTATTTCTGTGGTGAAATTTTAGATATCCACGGCTATACAGGCGGTTACAATATTACTTCAGCACTCGTAACAGGACGTATTGCGGGAATGAGTGCCGGTGAATATAGTTCTCAAATAACGAAGTAATATTAAGCAACAATACGAGGGGGGATCCGAAACATGCAAAATAATCAAGATTCACTAACAACGCTATATTTGGCCACGGATGAGCAGATGCAACTCCAATTAACATCCTATCGAATGCAGGATTTTAATGCGGAGGAATTTGGATTTCTCGTTCGTGCGAATTGCTATTATGAAATACAAGAGAATTATGCTAAAAATGTGCCTCTTCAATTAATACTTGGCTTAAGTAAAAATGGATTAGGCATGTCTTTAGCGATCGATTTGAATAATATGCCAACTATCTTTCCAAATCAAATGAAGAAAATTGTTGAACATATACAAAAAAGCCCTGCGTTTTTACAAACCATTTCAAGCAATTTAAATGCTTTGATCACGGCAGAGGACCCAGAAACAACAATCCATGCAGCGCAAGCAAAGCAATTCTTTTTAAGCCAAGCACCTCAGGGGATTACATCATTTTCTACCAATCGGCAAACAAACGCACTATTTTGGCTTTATAACGGGGATAAGCTCATTTCAAATGTTAGTCCTTTTACAATTGATCATTTAGGTGGTCATATTTCCTTTACCGTAAAAGCCGGATTTAGCCATGAATTTATTATGCAATGCTATGAAATTGAGTGCATGATGCATATGTTTAACGA is part of the Solibacillus sp. FSL K6-1523 genome and harbors:
- a CDS encoding cysteine methyltransferase; this translates as MQNNQDSLTTLYLATDEQMQLQLTSYRMQDFNAEEFGFLVRANCYYEIQENYAKNVPLQLILGLSKNGLGMSLAIDLNNMPTIFPNQMKKIVEHIQKSPAFLQTISSNLNALITAEDPETTIHAAQAKQFFLSQAPQGITSFSTNRQTNALFWLYNGDKLISNVSPFTIDHLGGHISFTVKAGFSHEFIMQCYEIECMMHMFNEDDKLGYYFELYLDQENFHHEQLYNTIPDQFMENKDFLNRILLQMKKCTNEKYDEYLQDLIEKFTASI
- a CDS encoding BaiN/RdsA family NAD(P)/FAD-dependent oxidoreductase; translation: MIDVIVIGGGPSGLMAAIAAAEQHKKVMLIEKGSKLGKKLAISGGGRCNVTNRLSAEEIVKHIPGNGRFLYSPFTVYNNENIIEFFEGLGVPLKEEDHGRMFPVSDNAHDVVGALEKELKRLQVDVRFHTAVNKLLMDDEQIYGVRLASGEEIRAKAVVVAVGGKAVPQTGSTGDGYPWAERAGHTVTTLFPTEVPVTSKEPFIQSRELQGLALRDVAVSVLNKKGKTLVTHQMDMLFTHFGLSGPAILRCSQFIVKEQLKTGSAPVQVRIQSLTAYNEETCFQMLNKTIKEDPKKAVKNLWKALVPERWLLFLMERASIDPSMTGIELSQEKIRNLARELISFTMDAHGTQPIEKAFVTGGGVSVKEIEPKTMASKKKLGLYFCGEILDIHGYTGGYNITSALVTGRIAGMSAGEYSSQITK